A window of Bacteroidota bacterium genomic DNA:
CGAAAATTTGAACATGCGTTCCCATAGTTCCATTAATTTCACCCTGGACGATCTCGAAAAGATTGTTTCCATTTGCCGGGAACATGAAATAAAATCCTACCTGACGTTGAATATCATTATTTATGACAAGGATATTCAACAGATGAAAGATGTGGTCGACAGGGCTAAGGCTTCAGGTATTTCTGCCATTATTGCAAGCGATATTGCTGTAA
This region includes:
- a CDS encoding U32 family peptidase — translated: MTRKDIELMAPVGSYESLMAAIQAGADAVYFGVENLNMRSHSSINFTLDDLEKIVSICREHEIKSYLTLNIIIYDKDIQQMKDVVDRAKASGISAIIASDIAV